From Trueperaceae bacterium, a single genomic window includes:
- a CDS encoding PfkB family carbohydrate kinase, which yields MSDAPLLLSVGLSCLDLVWRVERFPPTASRTDATAHARHGGGPAATAAVAAARFGVTSRLWAIHGDDAAGRELRAALEAEGVDVSGVRTPTGAETFASAVLVEPSGERWIFPYRGRGLEDDPADWPLETVEDADAVLTDLRHPTLARAVLRRARAAGVPSVVDLGNLRDVDATDDADVIIAAQEAAEAALGGPLAGDGDATLRAEAALAALRRREDQVVAITLGEEGVLFDAGEGVRHLSAFPVEATDTTGAGDVFHGVWAAALAAGEGPERCATLASVAAAESCRGPGRTAIPTRDAVETLLESRTLAELNAARWA from the coding sequence GTGAGCGACGCACCGCTGCTCCTGAGCGTGGGCCTCAGTTGCCTGGATCTCGTGTGGCGCGTCGAGCGGTTCCCGCCGACGGCGTCGCGGACCGACGCGACGGCGCACGCCCGTCACGGGGGCGGGCCGGCGGCGACCGCCGCGGTCGCCGCCGCGCGGTTCGGGGTGACGTCGCGCCTCTGGGCGATCCACGGCGACGACGCCGCCGGCCGCGAGCTGCGCGCGGCGCTCGAGGCGGAGGGGGTGGACGTGAGCGGCGTGCGGACGCCCACCGGCGCGGAGACGTTCGCGAGTGCGGTGTTGGTGGAGCCGTCCGGCGAACGCTGGATCTTCCCCTACCGGGGGCGCGGCCTGGAGGACGACCCCGCCGACTGGCCGCTCGAGACGGTGGAGGACGCGGATGCGGTCCTCACCGACCTGCGGCACCCGACCCTCGCCCGCGCGGTCCTGCGCCGCGCCCGGGCGGCGGGCGTGCCCAGCGTCGTCGACCTCGGGAACCTCCGCGACGTCGACGCCACCGACGACGCCGACGTGATCATTGCGGCGCAGGAGGCGGCGGAGGCGGCGCTCGGGGGGCCGCTCGCCGGCGACGGCGACGCGACCCTCCGCGCCGAGGCGGCGCTCGCGGCGCTCCGGCGGCGCGAGGACCAGGTCGTCGCCATCACGCTCGGGGAGGAGGGCGTCCTGTTCGACGCCGGGGAGGGCGTGCGGCACCTGTCGGCGTTCCCCGTCGAGGCGACCGACACGACCGGTGCGGGCGACGTCTTCCACGGCGTGTGGGCCGCCGCCCTCGCCGCCGGCGAAGGCCCGGAACGCTGCGCGACGCTCGCGAGCGTCGCCGCGGCGGAAAGCTGCCGCGGTCCCGGCCGGACCGCCATCCCGACCCGCGACGCCGTCGAGACGTTGCTGGAGTCGCGCACCCTTGCGGAGTTGAACGCTGCACGTTGGGCGTGA